In Gimesia chilikensis, the following proteins share a genomic window:
- a CDS encoding right-handed parallel beta-helix repeat-containing protein, with protein sequence MLRHYLAITVLLVASPPLASAAFDPYHLGYEETPGRVSYDATDESYNADVAELFGKHAWFGRFHPHFGYRHELGDTIGRTGGLSSFDLFFPVLEDCNSEWLIFVDAQLLLDDQNNNLGSNLGVGARRYLPGWNQTLGAYVYHDTRDTGLASFQQVSGGFEILDDLFETRVNWYVPTGQTQSQWGEELVPGSTFRFVNHQLYTGAITRYYQNALLGADLETGVRVFTGYKTDLRAFGGCYFFQAQNSDAAWGWKSRVETRISDLVALNLSVQHDDIFQTTVNFAVSVQWPSLSGLRDGPAAGLVARDRLGETPERLRSIVVQNRSVEDPNGTPVINPATGNPYYFTHVATGGNSDGSYEDPYATLAKAFADPRTQQGDLIVYDHRDASEAGDFVLAQNTRVLSTGPAQYINTQFGQLQIPDSGSGLIPQITGSFTMHHNTEVTGFNLINGSGPAITANGVGNVLISQNTINSSYAGSAVYLNGLTGPVTFNQSPITATSGTAISIHNSSADVTFTDSIITGTGANAIDILNSSGTIQLGSITATGGTTAVNIDNSSARITIDELNSTNASNSALAVNQLTGSLEVKQGTITNSGVAGVQLTDSTEITLRDLTINTPASNATGTSITATGTSNLLVASSAINHAGAGTAVSLTNSSGTVTFDQTPITKDDGLAVSISDGNANITFTGSDITNTDGEGIDIQNAGGSIQLGTITTTNGAVSANINGGDADITIAELNSDNASTSPLVINNQTGSFTLNGGTFTSIGTAGAQITDSSNVTIQGVTMQTPTTYGIYAQNVNGLNLNGNTIIDVSLDGIYVQNLTGTSSISGNTIRSLLSAFDNAIEVSTSGDASLDIDNNIISSILTIGSNGIDVTTDAGNSTINIRGNQISSVANGFGDAIHFTGNSTGTTNLTISGNTVENTLGIFGDAIDVRYNAGSATTSIVSNTIDSDDLLNLMNGGIYLNLNTTGATETFIDQNIVSDDAIAGLLNDGIFVDIDRGTNDTIVHVTNNELGGSTDILDDGIQIRMGNSGVSNVAHVQVNDNQIYGLLNFGLNVSVANANTISMQVDGNDTSLLTTLNFLSGLGATTKIEDISNLSANNSNAIVLLLGLGSYQNTTDWLLP encoded by the coding sequence ATGCTCCGCCACTACCTTGCCATCACCGTTCTGCTGGTTGCCAGTCCCCCCCTGGCATCCGCTGCCTTCGATCCGTATCACCTCGGCTACGAAGAGACTCCGGGCCGCGTCAGCTATGATGCCACTGACGAAAGCTACAACGCCGACGTCGCAGAACTGTTCGGCAAGCACGCCTGGTTTGGTCGCTTTCATCCCCACTTCGGCTACCGGCATGAGCTGGGTGATACCATCGGCCGTACCGGGGGACTCTCCTCGTTCGATCTGTTCTTTCCCGTGCTGGAAGACTGCAACAGTGAGTGGCTGATTTTCGTCGACGCGCAACTGCTGCTCGACGATCAGAACAATAACCTCGGCTCGAATCTCGGCGTCGGTGCCCGTCGCTACCTGCCCGGCTGGAATCAGACCCTCGGTGCTTACGTTTATCACGACACACGCGATACCGGCCTGGCTTCGTTCCAGCAGGTTTCCGGCGGTTTTGAAATCCTGGACGACCTGTTTGAAACGCGAGTCAACTGGTATGTCCCCACCGGCCAGACGCAGTCACAGTGGGGCGAAGAACTGGTTCCCGGAAGTACCTTCCGTTTCGTCAATCATCAACTCTACACCGGAGCGATCACCCGGTACTATCAGAATGCCCTACTGGGGGCCGACCTGGAGACCGGCGTGCGCGTCTTCACAGGCTACAAGACGGACCTGCGTGCCTTTGGAGGCTGCTACTTCTTTCAGGCACAGAACAGCGATGCGGCCTGGGGCTGGAAATCACGCGTTGAAACCCGCATCTCGGACCTCGTGGCTCTCAACCTGAGTGTGCAGCACGATGACATTTTCCAGACCACGGTCAACTTCGCCGTCTCCGTCCAGTGGCCCAGCCTGAGTGGTCTGAGAGACGGACCCGCCGCCGGTCTGGTCGCCCGCGATCGACTCGGGGAAACCCCCGAACGTCTCCGCAGCATTGTCGTGCAGAACCGGAGTGTGGAAGATCCTAACGGAACTCCGGTCATCAATCCTGCTACCGGGAATCCCTACTACTTCACGCACGTCGCTACCGGCGGCAACAGTGATGGCTCCTACGAAGATCCTTACGCAACACTCGCCAAAGCCTTCGCCGATCCACGGACACAACAGGGCGATCTGATCGTCTACGACCATCGCGATGCCTCCGAAGCGGGCGACTTTGTGCTCGCTCAGAATACACGCGTCCTTTCGACCGGACCTGCGCAGTACATCAACACCCAGTTCGGACAGCTGCAGATTCCCGACTCGGGCTCGGGGCTGATTCCCCAGATCACCGGCAGCTTCACCATGCATCACAATACCGAAGTCACCGGCTTTAATCTGATCAACGGCAGTGGCCCTGCCATCACCGCCAATGGCGTGGGCAATGTGCTGATCTCCCAGAACACAATCAACAGTTCCTACGCAGGCAGTGCCGTTTATCTGAACGGCCTGACGGGCCCCGTCACCTTTAATCAAAGCCCCATCACTGCAACCAGCGGGACAGCGATCTCCATCCACAACAGCAGTGCCGATGTCACCTTCACCGACAGTATAATCACAGGTACCGGCGCCAACGCCATTGATATTCTGAACTCCAGCGGCACCATTCAGCTCGGTTCGATCACCGCAACCGGCGGAACGACTGCGGTGAATATCGACAACAGCTCGGCGCGCATCACTATTGACGAACTCAACAGTACCAATGCCTCGAACAGCGCCCTGGCCGTCAATCAGCTGACCGGCAGCCTGGAAGTCAAACAGGGTACGATTACCAACAGCGGCGTCGCCGGGGTGCAGCTGACCGACTCCACCGAGATCACGCTCCGCGACCTAACCATCAACACGCCTGCGTCCAATGCGACGGGTACTTCGATTACTGCAACAGGAACCAGCAACCTGCTGGTGGCCAGCAGCGCAATCAATCATGCAGGTGCAGGCACCGCCGTCAGTCTGACCAATTCCAGTGGCACCGTCACCTTCGATCAAACGCCCATCACCAAGGACGACGGTCTCGCCGTTTCGATTTCCGACGGTAATGCGAACATCACATTCACCGGCAGTGACATCACCAACACCGACGGAGAAGGAATCGACATCCAGAATGCAGGCGGTTCCATTCAACTGGGAACGATCACGACCACGAACGGAGCTGTTTCAGCAAACATCAACGGCGGTGATGCTGACATCACCATCGCAGAACTCAACAGCGATAACGCCTCTACCAGCCCACTGGTCATCAACAATCAGACCGGCAGCTTCACCCTCAACGGAGGAACTTTCACCAGCATCGGAACTGCAGGCGCACAGATCACCGACTCTTCCAATGTCACCATCCAGGGTGTGACGATGCAGACCCCGACCACTTACGGGATCTATGCCCAGAACGTGAACGGCCTGAATCTCAACGGCAATACGATTATCGACGTCAGCCTGGATGGGATCTATGTGCAGAATCTCACCGGCACCAGCAGCATCAGCGGTAACACCATTCGCAGCCTGCTCAGTGCCTTCGACAACGCGATTGAAGTTTCAACTTCCGGTGATGCGAGCCTCGATATCGACAACAACATTATCTCCAGCATACTCACGATCGGCAGCAACGGGATTGATGTCACCACAGACGCAGGCAATTCCACGATTAACATTCGCGGTAACCAGATCTCCAGCGTTGCGAACGGATTCGGCGATGCGATTCATTTCACCGGTAATTCCACCGGTACCACAAACCTGACCATCAGCGGCAACACGGTCGAAAATACGCTGGGAATCTTCGGGGATGCCATCGACGTCCGCTACAACGCCGGCTCCGCCACGACCAGTATCGTCTCCAACACCATCGATTCCGACGACCTGCTCAACCTGATGAATGGCGGCATCTATCTGAATCTGAATACCACCGGAGCCACCGAAACCTTCATCGATCAGAACATCGTCTCCGATGACGCCATTGCCGGCCTGCTGAATGACGGGATCTTTGTCGACATCGACCGGGGCACCAACGATACCATCGTGCATGTCACGAATAATGAGCTCGGCGGTTCCACCGACATTCTGGATGACGGAATTCAGATCCGCATGGGCAACAGCGGCGTCAGCAATGTGGCCCATGTGCAGGTCAACGACAACCAGATTTACGGCCTGCTCAACTTCGGGCTCAATGTCAGCGTCGCGAATGCGAACACCATCAGCATGCAGGTCGATGGAAATGACACCAGCCTGCTGACCACGCTCAACTTCCTCAGCGGCCTGGGAGCTACCACAAAGATTGAAGACATCAGCAATCTCTCCGCCAACAACAGCAACGCAATCGTGCTCCTGTTGGGGCTCGGATCCTACCAGAACACCACCGACTGGCTCCTGCCTTAA
- a CDS encoding right-handed parallel beta-helix repeat-containing protein, which yields MKRAWLGLFTFFCLPLTLLASTQETAPAPQSENVQADVAELFGDAGWFGRYHPHFGYRYQAGDTIGRIGGLSSFDGFLPLFEGEDSNSLFFLDARLLIDSDSTNLGSNVGFGARRYLPEWEHTVGAYLYYDTRNAGYANFSQVSGGAELIGDFWEGRLNWYVPTGTRRKQWGSSLSGTGNYYFSGHYLYGGTLTRFYQAAMTGVDMEAGRRVLTGFNTDVRAFAGWYHFQAQGSQQAWGWKSRLESRINDQVALNLSVQNDRVFDTTVNFSVSFQWPSITGLKNGPRMDLTARDRLGESPERLRAIVVDNQKHASASNTLIRNPATGNPYYFMHVAAGGNSDGSYEDPYETLTKAFNDPRTQAGELIVFDHRGNSETGDFSLAPGTQVMSSGPAQFINTQFGQQLLPGSNTGLFPQINGSFTMNDRTLLSGFRIVTIDESPSIRADGAQQITITHNTITNDANNGIFLKNARDIFIRNNTLQAIDDDMIEIVTSSGQIVIADNTLRSLASDAGPAVFGDAISISVNDDAQIDIDRNTITSEVQGSDYGINITANAGDITTRIRDNIITGFDFSLAGGIKYQGNSTGTAHTTISGNTIFNDDGPLTGSGVFNGIQVSHLNGSATTDIIDNKIVTNDHATLGRAIWLELQTAGATTTNVSQNLISDPDDSEVFAYGFIADISLGTSHDIFLTNNTFGPNQYNLRTDVKSGAAARMRINQNNFTNSANTAEDLLIYSEDSGSELCMEILNNTAYHLFEFSTNFGGVIKIEDLPNLSTNNNNVPVITTGNVINIADCFP from the coding sequence ATGAAGCGGGCCTGGCTGGGATTATTCACATTCTTCTGCTTACCACTAACCTTACTGGCAAGCACACAGGAGACTGCTCCTGCGCCGCAGTCAGAAAACGTCCAGGCAGATGTGGCGGAACTCTTCGGGGATGCCGGCTGGTTCGGCCGCTATCATCCCCATTTCGGCTATCGCTACCAGGCAGGTGATACCATCGGCCGCATCGGCGGCCTCTCTTCCTTCGACGGCTTCCTCCCCCTCTTCGAAGGTGAAGACAGTAACTCCCTGTTCTTCCTCGACGCCCGACTCCTCATCGACTCCGACAGTACGAACCTCGGCTCTAACGTCGGCTTTGGTGCCCGCCGCTATCTTCCCGAATGGGAACACACCGTCGGTGCTTACCTCTACTACGATACACGGAACGCTGGCTACGCTAACTTCAGCCAGGTCTCAGGCGGTGCTGAACTCATCGGCGATTTCTGGGAAGGCCGCCTCAACTGGTATGTCCCCACAGGCACTCGGCGGAAGCAGTGGGGCTCCAGTCTCTCTGGTACAGGCAACTACTATTTCTCCGGCCACTACCTCTACGGCGGGACTCTCACCCGCTTTTACCAGGCCGCGATGACCGGCGTCGACATGGAAGCCGGTCGCAGAGTTCTCACCGGTTTCAATACCGACGTCCGTGCCTTCGCCGGCTGGTACCACTTCCAGGCGCAAGGCAGTCAACAGGCCTGGGGCTGGAAGTCCCGCCTCGAAAGCCGCATCAACGACCAGGTCGCCCTCAACCTCAGCGTGCAGAACGACCGCGTCTTCGATACCACCGTCAACTTCTCCGTCTCCTTTCAGTGGCCCAGCATCACCGGACTTAAAAACGGTCCCCGCATGGACCTCACCGCCCGCGATCGTCTCGGCGAAAGCCCCGAACGACTTCGCGCCATCGTCGTGGATAATCAGAAACACGCCAGCGCCAGCAACACGCTCATTCGTAATCCCGCCACCGGTAATCCCTACTACTTCATGCACGTCGCCGCGGGGGGCAACAGCGATGGCTCTTATGAAGATCCCTACGAAACACTCACCAAAGCGTTTAACGATCCCCGTACCCAGGCAGGTGAGCTGATCGTCTTCGATCATCGGGGCAATTCCGAAACCGGCGACTTCTCTCTCGCCCCCGGTACACAGGTGATGTCCTCAGGCCCCGCCCAGTTCATTAACACCCAGTTTGGTCAACAGCTGCTCCCCGGTTCCAACACCGGACTCTTCCCGCAGATCAACGGCAGTTTCACCATGAATGATCGCACCCTGCTCTCCGGCTTCCGGATTGTCACAATCGACGAAAGCCCCTCCATCAGGGCCGACGGGGCACAGCAGATCACAATCACCCACAATACGATCACCAACGATGCGAATAACGGTATCTTCCTGAAAAACGCACGCGACATCTTCATCCGCAACAACACGCTGCAGGCCATCGATGACGACATGATTGAAATCGTCACCAGTTCCGGCCAGATCGTCATCGCGGATAACACCCTCAGAAGTCTGGCCAGCGACGCAGGCCCGGCCGTCTTCGGCGATGCCATTTCCATCTCCGTCAATGACGACGCCCAGATCGACATCGATCGCAACACGATCACCAGCGAAGTCCAGGGCTCCGACTACGGCATCAATATCACCGCCAACGCCGGCGATATTACTACCCGCATCCGCGACAATATTATTACCGGCTTCGACTTCTCTCTCGCAGGAGGCATCAAGTATCAGGGCAACTCGACCGGCACCGCACACACCACCATCTCAGGCAATACCATCTTTAATGACGACGGTCCACTCACAGGATCTGGCGTCTTTAACGGCATTCAGGTCAGTCATCTGAACGGTTCTGCAACGACGGACATCATCGACAATAAAATCGTCACCAACGACCACGCGACACTCGGCAGGGCAATCTGGCTCGAACTGCAGACCGCGGGAGCCACTACTACCAACGTCAGCCAGAACCTGATCTCGGATCCCGATGATTCAGAAGTCTTCGCCTATGGCTTCATCGCCGACATCAGTCTGGGCACCAGCCATGACATTTTCCTCACGAACAACACCTTCGGCCCCAACCAGTACAACTTGCGGACCGACGTGAAATCCGGAGCAGCAGCCCGGATGCGCATCAATCAGAACAACTTCACCAACAGCGCCAATACCGCCGAAGACCTGCTGATTTACTCTGAAGATTCCGGCTCCGAACTCTGTATGGAGATCTTAAACAACACCGCGTATCATCTGTTTGAATTCAGCACCAACTTCGGAGGCGTTATCAAAATCGAAGATCTGCCGAACCTCTCGACGAACAACAACAACGTCCCTGTAATCACTACTGGAAATGTCATCAATATCGCGGACTGCTTCCCGTAG
- a CDS encoding beta strand repeat-containing protein: MKRLCFALLLTLCATASPLSADTFDPEPVDPGFEGGQVSGDVSELFGDSAWFGRYRPHVGYRYQAGDTIGRIGGLSSFDAFFPVLEGDDSDWLMFIDARLLLGDDNHNLGSNVGLGARQYLPEYQRTIGGYIYHDTRDAGYANFDQVSGGIETLGDIWDARLNWYVPTGTTRKQYATTHVNNGGSYQFIGHYLYGGTFTRYYQAAMKGLDMEAGAKFYTNDYMDLRAYAGWYHFQASGSPQAWGWKSRVESRISDMVALNLSVQNDRVFDTTVNFSVGIQWPSITGLRNGPRSDLKAWDRLGESPERLRAIVVDNQEVQDPNGGLIINPSTGNPYYFMHVATGGNSDGSYEDPYATLAAAFADPRTQAGDLIVYDHRNGSETGNFVLADNTQVLSEGPAQFINSQFGSIQLPDSGTGINPDITGSFTMSNNSVLSGFDITTASGDSIIASSVGNIRIANSTITNTSTGAGINLNQVTGTITVDNTPILKTNGQGLRILGGDADITFTNSTITTNNGSVSVDIQQNAGSVQLGQLNITDSNYDVFIASGTADVTIEELNSTNSVNGPLEVSNHNGSVTLNGGTFNGGSTGVDIFASQNVTIQNVTMNAPTGSGIRANGITNFNFSNNTINNASQDAITVSNASGTGTISDNKIHSIVTAFDNAIEVTTNGDTTLNIDDNIITSLLTIGNNGIDVTTNAGNATVNIRNNQITSIANGFGDAISYTGNTTGVMNTTISNNKIFNTLGGFGDAIDVRINNGSATTTISQNTIDSDDLVNIFGSGVYLNLDTTGSTTSYITQNTISDDTNAALFNDGIALDIDRGTNHDVFINNNDIAQSGGIFDDGIEILMANGIGASANVQIHENTLNGSAGIGGRGLDVAVFSPDQIFLDVMDNTTDTALDFFAGLGGTINITDLPNLSANNNGAAVNLLGPGTIQNAP, encoded by the coding sequence ATGAAACGACTGTGCTTCGCCCTGCTGTTGACCCTGTGTGCCACCGCCAGCCCACTCTCTGCAGATACCTTCGATCCCGAACCGGTAGACCCCGGCTTCGAAGGAGGCCAGGTCAGTGGCGATGTCAGCGAACTGTTCGGCGACTCTGCCTGGTTCGGCCGCTATCGCCCGCATGTCGGTTACCGTTACCAGGCCGGAGACACCATCGGTCGTATCGGCGGACTTTCCTCCTTTGATGCTTTCTTCCCCGTGTTGGAAGGTGATGACAGTGACTGGCTGATGTTCATCGACGCCCGCCTGCTCCTGGGTGACGACAATCACAACCTCGGCTCCAATGTGGGTCTCGGGGCCCGTCAGTATCTCCCCGAATATCAACGGACCATCGGGGGCTATATCTACCATGACACCCGCGATGCCGGCTATGCCAACTTCGATCAGGTTTCCGGCGGTATTGAAACCCTCGGCGATATCTGGGACGCCCGCCTCAACTGGTACGTCCCCACCGGCACCACCCGCAAGCAATACGCCACTACACACGTCAACAATGGTGGGAGCTACCAGTTCATCGGCCACTACCTGTATGGCGGCACATTCACCCGTTACTACCAGGCCGCGATGAAAGGCCTCGACATGGAAGCGGGTGCCAAATTCTACACCAATGACTACATGGACCTCCGCGCCTACGCGGGCTGGTACCACTTCCAGGCTTCCGGAAGCCCTCAGGCCTGGGGCTGGAAATCACGCGTGGAAAGCCGCATTTCGGACATGGTCGCGTTGAACCTCAGCGTACAGAATGACCGCGTCTTCGATACCACAGTCAACTTTTCCGTCGGCATTCAGTGGCCCAGCATCACCGGCCTCCGTAACGGACCCCGCTCCGATCTCAAAGCCTGGGATCGTCTCGGTGAAAGCCCCGAACGGCTTCGCGCCATCGTCGTCGACAACCAGGAAGTCCAGGATCCTAACGGAGGCCTGATTATCAATCCATCCACAGGGAATCCGTACTACTTCATGCACGTCGCCACCGGCGGCAACAGTGACGGTTCCTACGAAGATCCCTACGCGACCCTCGCCGCAGCCTTCGCTGATCCACGGACGCAAGCGGGCGACCTGATCGTCTACGATCACCGCAATGGTTCGGAAACTGGTAACTTCGTCCTGGCTGACAATACACAGGTCCTCTCCGAAGGCCCCGCACAGTTTATCAACTCCCAGTTCGGATCGATCCAGCTGCCCGACTCGGGTACCGGCATCAACCCGGACATCACCGGCAGCTTCACGATGAGTAATAACAGTGTCCTCTCCGGTTTCGATATTACGACCGCCTCTGGAGATTCAATCATTGCCAGCAGCGTCGGAAACATTCGGATTGCCAACAGCACAATCACAAATACATCGACAGGTGCGGGCATTAACCTGAATCAGGTGACAGGCACCATCACTGTAGACAACACTCCGATCTTGAAAACCAATGGACAGGGACTGCGAATTCTCGGCGGTGACGCGGATATCACTTTCACAAACAGCACGATTACAACAAACAATGGTTCAGTCTCTGTCGACATTCAGCAAAATGCAGGCTCGGTTCAGCTTGGCCAGTTGAATATCACAGATTCCAATTATGATGTTTTCATTGCCAGCGGCACAGCGGACGTCACAATCGAAGAATTGAACAGTACTAATTCTGTGAACGGACCTCTCGAAGTCAGTAACCATAACGGCTCCGTAACATTGAATGGTGGTACGTTTAACGGCGGCAGCACGGGAGTCGACATCTTCGCCTCACAGAATGTGACGATCCAAAATGTGACCATGAATGCCCCGACCGGTAGCGGAATCCGAGCCAATGGAATTACGAATTTCAATTTCTCAAACAATACGATCAATAACGCCAGTCAAGATGCGATTACGGTCAGCAATGCCTCCGGGACAGGCACCATCAGCGACAACAAAATCCACAGTATTGTCACCGCCTTTGACAATGCCATTGAAGTCACCACCAATGGGGACACCACCCTCAACATCGACGACAACATCATCACCAGTCTGCTCACCATCGGCAATAATGGCATTGATGTCACCACCAACGCAGGTAACGCTACGGTCAACATCCGTAACAACCAGATCACCAGTATCGCCAATGGTTTCGGGGATGCCATCTCCTACACAGGCAACACCACCGGCGTCATGAATACCACAATCTCCAACAACAAGATTTTCAACACCCTGGGTGGATTCGGCGATGCCATCGACGTCCGTATCAATAACGGCTCTGCGACGACCACCATCAGCCAAAACACGATCGACTCCGACGACCTGGTCAATATCTTCGGCAGTGGCGTCTATCTCAACCTGGACACCACAGGCAGCACTACCTCGTACATCACGCAGAATACCATCTCTGACGATACCAACGCTGCCCTGTTCAACGACGGTATCGCCCTGGACATTGACCGCGGTACCAACCACGATGTCTTTATTAACAACAACGACATTGCCCAGTCCGGGGGAATCTTCGACGATGGAATTGAAATCCTGATGGCCAACGGAATCGGTGCCTCCGCCAATGTCCAGATTCACGAAAATACTCTCAACGGCAGCGCCGGGATTGGCGGACGCGGACTCGATGTCGCCGTCTTCTCACCGGATCAGATCTTCCTGGATGTCATGGATAACACGACCGACACCGCACTCGACTTCTTCGCCGGTCTGGGGGGAACCATCAACATCACCGATCTGCCGAATCTGTCTGCCAACAACAACGGTGCTGCAGTCAACCTGCTCGGACCGGGAACCATCCAGAACGCCCCCTAA
- the glnA gene encoding type I glutamate--ammonia ligase: protein MTPREVLALCREREIQAIDLRFMDFPGTQKHFTIPAKILVEKSFEDGFGFDGSSMRGWKAINESDMLVVPQPDTAFVDPFMPNTLVMTCNIQDPITREDYAKDPRNVARKAESYMRSTKIADVANFGPEAEFFIFDDVRFDQNEHECYYHVDSIEGQWNRGKAGSGPNAGYKIRHKEGYFPVPPADTLQEARTEMMLALMDCGVDVEAQHHEVATGGQCEIDMKYAPLLKTADNLLRYKYIVKNVAAKYGKSATFMPKPLWNDNGSGLHLHMSLWKEGKPLFAGSRYGGLSELGMYAMGGILKHAPALFAFCCPTTNSYKRLISGFEAPINLTYSYRNRSAAIRIPVHSPHPENKRFEFRCPDSSSNPYLAMSAVLMAMLDGIQNKIDPGHPLEKDIYDLKPDELAELPGVPVSLEESLQALRDDHKFLLVGDVFTEDVIDTWIWYKTSHEVAALRERPHPFEFAMYYDI, encoded by the coding sequence ATGACTCCTCGGGAAGTGCTCGCCCTCTGTCGTGAACGGGAAATTCAGGCCATTGACCTGCGGTTTATGGATTTTCCCGGGACACAAAAACATTTTACGATTCCTGCTAAGATCTTAGTAGAAAAGAGCTTCGAAGACGGTTTCGGCTTTGATGGCTCTTCGATGCGGGGCTGGAAAGCGATTAACGAAAGCGACATGCTGGTTGTTCCGCAGCCGGATACCGCCTTTGTTGATCCCTTCATGCCTAATACGCTGGTGATGACCTGTAACATCCAGGACCCGATCACGCGCGAGGATTATGCCAAAGATCCGCGCAATGTTGCCCGAAAAGCAGAAAGCTACATGCGGTCCACAAAAATCGCGGATGTAGCCAATTTTGGCCCCGAAGCGGAGTTCTTCATCTTCGATGATGTCCGTTTTGACCAGAATGAGCACGAATGCTATTACCATGTGGACAGTATCGAAGGGCAGTGGAACCGGGGTAAAGCGGGCAGTGGTCCGAACGCCGGTTACAAGATTCGACACAAAGAGGGTTACTTCCCGGTACCTCCGGCTGACACATTGCAGGAAGCCCGTACCGAAATGATGCTGGCACTGATGGATTGCGGCGTCGATGTGGAGGCCCAGCACCACGAAGTGGCGACCGGCGGTCAGTGCGAAATTGACATGAAATATGCTCCGCTGCTGAAGACGGCGGACAACCTGCTGCGGTACAAATATATTGTGAAGAACGTGGCGGCCAAGTATGGCAAATCAGCCACATTCATGCCGAAACCGTTGTGGAACGATAACGGCTCGGGTCTGCATCTGCATATGTCACTCTGGAAAGAGGGCAAGCCTTTGTTTGCGGGTTCCCGTTACGGGGGACTCAGCGAACTGGGAATGTACGCGATGGGGGGAATCCTCAAACATGCTCCTGCGTTGTTTGCGTTCTGCTGTCCCACGACGAACAGTTACAAACGTCTGATCTCCGGGTTTGAAGCACCGATCAATCTGACTTACAGTTACCGTAACCGATCTGCGGCAATCCGGATTCCGGTACACAGTCCGCATCCGGAAAACAAGCGGTTTGAATTCCGCTGCCCCGATTCGTCTTCGAACCCGTACCTGGCGATGTCAGCAGTACTGATGGCGATGCTGGACGGGATTCAGAACAAGATCGATCCAGGGCATCCGCTGGAAAAAGACATCTATGATCTGAAACCCGATGAACTGGCCGAACTGCCGGGTGTTCCGGTTTCGCTGGAAGAGTCGTTGCAGGCTTTACGCGACGACCACAAGTTCCTGCTGGTGGGTGATGTCTTCACTGAAGACGTGATCGATACCTGGATCTGGTATAAGACCAGCCACGAAGTGGCCGCTTTGCGTGAGCGTCCTCATCCCTTTGAATTCGCGATGTATTACGACATCTAA